The following coding sequences are from one Salvia hispanica cultivar TCC Black 2014 chromosome 3, UniMelb_Shisp_WGS_1.0, whole genome shotgun sequence window:
- the LOC125212614 gene encoding D-galacturonate reductase-like produces MAAIPSVKLAGVEKAMPVIGMGTMSFPAADLETTKAAVLDAIRAGYRHFDTAFAYGSEKALGEAVAEALRLGLVESRSDLFITTKLWASFAGPGQVVPACKMSLWNLKLEYVDMYLIHWPVRLTEAVSKTPVPEELVQALDMKVVWEGMEECVNLGLTKGIGVSNFSCNLLEQLISIAKIPPAINQVELNPSWQQKKLRDFCNEKGIHITAYSPLGANNTKWGDNRILGNDVLADIAKAMGKTTAQVALRWVYEQGVSIASKSFNKERMRQNLEIFDWCLSDEDLDKISQLPQTKGVTLAAALGPHPLVLEIDASI; encoded by the exons ATGGCGGCGATTCCATCGGTGAAGCTCGCTGGAGTGGAGAAGGCGATGCCGGTGATAGGCATGGGAACTATGTCGTTCCCGGCCGCGGACCTTGAGACAACGAAGGCGGCCGTGCTGGATGCGATCAGGGCCGGGTACCGCCACTTTGACACGGCGTTCGCCTACGGATCTGAGAAGGCACTTGGCGAGGCTGTGGCCGAGGCCCTGCGCCTCGGCCTTGTGGAGTCGCGGAGCGACCTCTTCATCACCACGAAGCTGTGGGCCAGCTTCGCGGGGCCCGGCCAGGTCGTGCCTGCTTGCAAAATGAGCCTATG GAATTTGAAACTTGAGTATGTGGATATGTACCTGATCCATTGGCCGGTGAGGTTGACGGAGGCGGTGTCGAAAACTCCGGTGCCGGAGGAATTGGTTCAGGCTTTGGATATGAAGGTGGTGTGGGAAGGCATGGAGGAGTGTGTGAATTTAGGGCTAACAAAGGGAATTGGTGTTAGTAATTTCTCATGCAATTTGCTTGAACAGCTCATCTCCATTGCCAAAATCCCTCCTGCGATCAATCAA GTGGAGCTGAACCCATCTTGGCAACAAAAGAAACTGAGGGATTTCTGCAATGAAAAAGGCATTCATATCACAGCATATTCTCCTCTTGGTGCAAACAACACAAAGTGGGGAGACAACAGAATATTGGGAAATGATGTTTTAGCAGATATTGCTAAAGCAATGGGAAAAACCACAGCTCAG GTGGCATTGAGGTGGGTGTATGAGCAAGGAGTGAGCATAGCAAGCAAGAGCTTTAACAAAGAGAGGATGAgacaaaatcttgaaatattTGATTGGTGTCTTAGTGATGAAGACTTGGACAAAATAAGCCAACTCCCACAAACCAAAGGAGTCACTTTGGCTGCTGCTTTGGGACCCCATCCTCTTGTTTTGGAGATAGATGCATCAATTTAG